From the genome of Fundulus heteroclitus isolate FHET01 chromosome 7, MU-UCD_Fhet_4.1, whole genome shotgun sequence, one region includes:
- the tlr7 gene encoding toll-like receptor 7 produces the protein MSLHLMCAALLALGSYCIPTTSGISYPKTLPCDVSEVHNGTAVKVDCTERRLKEVPVAIPGETTNLTLTINHIPNLNSTSFQGLDNLTEIDMRCNCVPIKIGPKDNMCTKSVTIADNTFTALRNLRALYLDGNQLDSIPKGLPSNLVLLSLEVNHIFYISKKNLSEIRNVQVLYLGQNCYYRNPCNVSYGIEDGAFLELGNLTLLSLKSNNLSFIPCRLPTSLRELYLYNNNIQQVSDEDFKNLTNLEILDVSGNCPRCYNAPFPCTPCPNNAPLNISKGAFKMLTKLKTLRLHSNSLTYVLPEWFSSTKNLSVLDLSSNFLARDIGSTTFPHFLGKLEELDLSFNYELQRYPQSLRLSCSFSSLKSLKIFRLKGYVFQQLRPESIAPLKLLPNLEVVDLGTNFIKMANLSILMDLKSFRIISLSDNKISSPSDAQNVFSFKGGEPVMWSPMSAAEQFQNKEVREIHYFRYDEYARSCKYKDKELGIVTLFVKKECSNFGKTLDVSRNNIFFLHSRFLNLKELRCLNLSGNAMSQSLNGSEFSNLTNLQYLDFSSNRLDLLYFTAFKELSNLVILDISKNNHYFESEGLTHMLNFTKNLKKLKTLMMNHNKISTSTNTEMESESLEKLEFRGNRLDLMWRDGDTRYINYFKKILNLRVLDISANNLRSVRREVFSGLPDKLAELYIRKNKLYFFAWGELQVLRFLKVLDLSGNYLTSVPRMLSNCTTSLEKLILHDNKILKLTPNFLQDAFRLKYLDLSFNLIKHVEQSSFPDNVVNQMEKLLLHKNNYLCTCNASWFITWLNKTTVTIPRLGIDVTCASPGVQKGNLVVSVDLQACQYSFLSIILYTLMTSVLLSFITVSISSHLFLWDVWYIYHFCRAKLKGYRRLYSQSAVYDAFVMYDKNDPAVSEWVMKEMCPNLEERGDHQLTLCLEERDWIPGCPLIDNLSQSIHKSKRTVFILTKKYINGGNFRTAFYMAHQRLMDEKNDVIVLIFLEKVSCNSKYLRLRKRLYKRSVLEWPRNPQAQQYFWFSLRSVLATESHKQYSNLFKETL, from the exons ATGTCCCTCCACCTG ATGTGTGCGGCCCTGCTGGCCCTGGGCTCATATTGCATTCCAACAACAAGCGGCATCTCTTACCCGAAAACTCTACCATGTGACGTTAGCGAGGTCCATAACGGGACTGCGGTGAAAGTGGACTGCACTGAAAGACGTCTCAAGGAAGTTCCCGTCGCCATCCCTGGAGAGACCACCAACCTGACTCTCACAATCAACCATATTCCAAATTTGAACTCAACCTCCTTTCAGGGTCTGGACAACTTGACAGAGATTGACATGAGGTGCAACTGCGTGCCCATCAAAATCGGCCCGAAGGACAACATGTGCACAAAGAGCGTGACAATTGCGGATAATACCTTTACTGCACTAAGGAATCTGCGGGCACTGTATCTAGATGGGAATCAGCTGGACAGCATTCCTAAAGGCTTGCCCTCAAACCTTGTCCTTTTGAGTTTGGAAGtgaatcatattttttatatttccaagAAAAACCTTTCTGAGATCCGAAATGTTCAGGTGCTTTACCTGGGACAAAACTGCTATTATCGTAACCCCTGCAATGTATCCTATGGTATAGAAGATGGTGCATTCTTAGAACTGGGAAATTTAACATTACTGTCTCTTAAGTCAAACAACTTATCCTTTATTCCCTGTAGATTGCCTACAAGCTTAAGAGAGCTGTATCTctacaacaacaacattcaACAGGTATCTGACGAGGATTTCAAAAACTTAACAAACCTTGAGATTTTAGATGTTAGTGGGAATTGTCCTCGATGCTACAACGCCCCTTTCCCATGCACCCCATGCCCGAATAACGCACCGCTAAATATCAGTAAGggagcttttaaaatgttaacaaaGCTAAAGACGTTACGTTTGCACAGTAACTCCCTGACATATGTGCTACCTGAATGGTTTAGTAGCACAAAGAATCTGAGCGTGCTTGACCTCTCATCAAATTTTTTAGCCAGAGATATTGGGTCCACCACCTTCCCTCATTTCCTGGGCAAACTAGAAGAACTGGACCTGTCTTTTAACTATGAGCTCCAGCGGTATCCTCAATCCCTGAGGCTGAGCTGCAGTTTCTCCAGCCTAAAGTCTCTTAAAATTTTCAGGCTAAAAGGTTATGTGTTCCAGCAACTAAGGCCAGAAAGCATTGCTCCCTTAAAACTTCTACCAAATCTGGAGGTTGTGGATCTCGGCACAAACTTTATCAAAATGGCTAACCTCAGCATTCTGATGGACTTAAAAAGCTTTAGAATAATCAGTTTGTCTGATAACAAAATATCCTCTCCCTCTGATGCTCAAAATGTGTTTAGTTTCAAAGGTGGGGAGCCGGTGATGTGGTCCCCCATGTCAGCTGCTGAGCAGTTCCAAAACAAGGAAGTGAGAGAGATCCATTACTTCAGATATGATGAATATGCCCGCAgctgcaaatacaaagataagGAACTTGGAATTGTTACATTATTTGTTAAGAAGGAATGCAGCAATTTTGGCAAAACCTTGGATGTGAGTagaaacaacatatttttcttgCATTCAAGgtttttaaatctgaaggagTTGAGGTGCCTCAATCTGTCTGGGAACGCAATGAGCCAAAGCCTGAATGGATCTGAGTTTAGCAATCTGACTAATTTACAATACCTGGACTTCTCATCAAACCGCCTGGACCTGCTGTACTTCACTGCTTTTAAAGAGCTGAGCAATCTGGTCATTCTGGATATAAGTAAAAACAACCACTATTTTGAATCAGAGGGCTTGACTCACATGCTTAATTTCACtaagaatttaaaaaagctaAAGACACTGATGATGAATCACAACAAGATTTCTACTTCCACcaacacagaaatggaaagTGAATCTTTAGAGAAGTTAGAGTTCAGAGGCAACAGGTTGGATTTGATGTGGAGAGATGGGGACACAAGATACATCAATTATttcaaaaaaatacttaatcTGAGAGTGCTTGACATTTCTGCCAACAACCTTCGTTCAGTTCGACGAGAAGTCTTCAGTGGTCTGCCAGACAAGCTGGCTGAGCTCTACATTAGAAAGAACAAACTGTACTTTTTTGCATGGGGGGAACTACAAGTTCTGCGTTTTCTGAAAGTCTTAGACCTTAGCGGAAATTATCTAACCTCTGTCCCAAGAATGCTGTCAAATTGTACCACATCACTTGAGAAACTTATTTTGCATGACAACAAAATCCTAAAACTCACACCCAATTTCCTCCAGGATgcttttagattaaaatatctGGATCTTAGCTTCAATCTCATAAAGCACGTTGAGCAATCCAGCTTCCCAGATAACGTCGTTAACCAGATGGAGAAGCTGCTTCTGCACAAAAACAACTACCTGTGCACATGTAATGCCTCTTGGTTCATCACATGGCTGAACAAAACCACAGTGACCATCCCCCGACTGGGAATAGACGTTACCtgtgcttctccaggagtgcaAAAAGGTAATCTTGTGGTCTCAGTGGACCTGCAGGCCTGCCAGTACTCCTTCCTGTCAATCATCCTATATACGCTCATGACATCTGTCCTCCTTAGCTTCATTACTGTGTCCATCTCCAGTCACCTCTTCCTGTGGGACGTCTGGTATATTTATCACTTCTGTAGGGCTAAACTAAAAGGCTATCGCCGTCTATATTCTCAGAGTGCGGTCTATGATGCCTTTGTGATGTATGACAAAAATGATCCTGCAGTGTCAGAGTGGGTAATGAAGGAGATGTGCCCTAATCTGGAGGAGCGCGGAGACCATCAATTGACTCTGTGTCTGGAGGAGCGAGACTGGATCCCTGGTTGTCCCTTGATTGACAACCTCTCCCAGAGCATCCACAAGAGCAAGAGGACTGTGTTCATTCTCACCAAAAAATACATCAACGGAGGTAATTTCAGGACAGCCTTCTACATGGCACACCAAAGACTGATGGATGAAAAAAATGATGTCATCGTGTTGATTTTTTTGGAGAAAGTATCTTGCAATTCCAAGTATCTGCGCCTACGAAAAAGACTGTACAAGCGGTCTGTCCTCGAGTGGCCGAGAAACCCCCAGGCTCAACAGTATTTCTGGTTCAGCCTCAGGAGCGTGTTAGCTACTGAGAGCCATAAACAATATAGCAATCTCTTTAAAGAGACACTCTGA